One Ranitomeya imitator isolate aRanImi1 chromosome 1, aRanImi1.pri, whole genome shotgun sequence DNA window includes the following coding sequences:
- the LOC138658001 gene encoding olfactory receptor 5G3-like: protein MEGVYLCVMDPFNQSSATRFILLGLSDVPHLKVIGVLSFSVIYLITLLANFLLIIVVTVNPKLHTPMYFFLTNLSFIDICFSTTVVPKIIKNTLSADKSVSLLECAIQMHFHLAFGSTECFILAVMAYDRFVAICKPLHYNIIMSRKMCISLAAASWISCFIHSFMEVIYTFQMPFCRSNHVNHFFCEVPPFLQMSCSDTFFHELAMYISAGIIVSLSFLLILISYIHIVSTILKINSSDGRYKALSTCVSHIIVVTFYYGTIMLLYLRPHSRSVNIDKSVSMVYSAVTPMLNPIIYSVRNKDVKDTIRKNPIQDCLRLKLFLLKA, encoded by the coding sequence ATGGAAGGTGTCTATTTATGTGTAATGGACCCATTCAACCAATCCTCTGCGACCAGATTTATTCTCCTTGGTTTGTCTGATGTTCCGCACTTGAAGGTTATTGGTGTCCTTTCATTCTCGGTCATTTATTTGATAACATTGTTAGCAAATTTTCTACTGATCATAGTGGTAACTGTTAATCCAAAGCTCCACACTCCCatgtacttttttttaacaaatcttTCCTTCATTGACATTTGCTTCTCTACCACTGTGGTGCCTAAAATAATAAAGAACACATTATCTGCAGACAAGAGCGTCTCTCTACTAGAATGTGCCATCCAGATGCATTTTCACTTGGCTTTTGGGTCTACAGAGTGTTTCATACTTGCTGTAATGGCTTATGATAGATTTGTTGCCATCTGTAAGCCACTGCATTACAACATCATCATGAGCAGGAAGATGTGTATCAGTCTGGCCGCTGCGTCATGGATCTCATGCTTCATCCACTCATTTATGGAAGTGATCTACACCTTTCAGATGCCCTTCTGCCGTTCCAATCATGTAAACCACTTCTTTTGCGAGGTTCCTCCATTTTTACAAATGTCGTGCAGTGACACTTTTTTCCATGAGTTAGCAATGTATATTTCGGCAGGAATCATAGTTAGTTTATCTTTTCTCTTGATCCTGATTTCCTATATCCATATTGTGTCCACAATCTTGAAGATCAATTCATCTGATGGGAGGTATAAAGCTCTGTCTACATGTGTCTCTCACATTATTGTGGTGACTTTCTACTATGGGACCATTATGCTTCTATATTTACGGCCACATTCCCGTTCTGTAAACATTGACAAGTCTGTCTCTATGGTCTACTCAGCTGTGACGCCCATGCTAAACCCTATCATTTACAGTGTTAGAAATAAAGATGTCAAAGACACTATTAGAAAAAATCCAATCCAAGATTGTCTtcgtttaaaattatttttattaaaagCATAA